Within Engraulis encrasicolus isolate BLACKSEA-1 chromosome 8, IST_EnEncr_1.0, whole genome shotgun sequence, the genomic segment tcctgttTCGCACCCTCCCTCACAACACCTTCCCCGCTTTGGGGACCCAGCAGTGGGCATGTCCCCACAGTCCATGCTCATGAATACCCCATTCTTCCATGCCGTGAAGCGGTTGGTGGGGTTCCTTCCGATAGAGCCTGAGGGGCTGGTGACTTGGTCCGTGTCGTCGCTCTCGTCCAGGATCTTCTGGGACATTTCATCTTGCTGCCCCCGCTCCATCCTCAGGAtgctctctcctcctttcaccacctgtgggcatgtgtgtgtttgttaagtaTCTGCTGCAAGAGAATTGGGCAAAACAAATTGGCTGAACAAACACTTTAAAAGCTACTACCACAAATTAAAAATGTGAAGGTTCCTTGAAGAGCCTTCAGTTTCACCATGGGGGGAGCCAAAAGTTCTCCGATGAAGAACTTTTTGACATTCTTGGAAGAGCTCTAAGGTTCTTCATTGAAACTTTTACGGGTTCCCATTGCAGTGGCAACTGAAGTTTGCTCAAAGAAACTTTGAATTCTTGGGTTTTTTGAGTAACCTCCAAGAAAATCTCACGGTTCTTCCAAGAACCAACGGGTCCCATATACTGTAGGTTCCTACACAAAATTAAGGTGCTTCTGGGAACTTTGAATTTTTTGTACAgtgtactaccactactacctgTCCGTTCATCCTACAGTCTGCAGCTGTAATGGAGGTGGCGGCGATCTTTTCCGGGGGAGGATCCGGTTTCTCTGGCTGGGGCATCATGCAGTTCTCGCCCACCTCGAAGACGAAGCAGATGCGGGCCAGGTACTGCAGGATGAACTTCTTGGCCCAGCGGGGCACAGGCCTGGCCTCTGGGCCGCAGTAATGGATGTTCATGATGAAGATGGTCAAGGCTGTGGAGGCCGTGATCATCGTCATGGTGGCTATGTAGTATTTACCTGTGGAGGCACAGGGATGCGTCTCtcaaacttgggtagttgccaatgggaaattgcattgcaaaaaacaaagtagctaacgttgtTATGAACTAtggtgtcgagaaatgcaccccagcaatGCTGGGAAAAAATGCAAGGGTGAGAGCATTTCCACAGCATAGTGCAATAATACATTTCTATgttcaaatactgtatgtatttggaaATCAAAAATATAATTGGCTCTTCTTCACTTCAAAGTGTTTCAACTACTTTTCTTGGGAGCTTATTGATGTGGACTGTGGGACATAGTAGGATGGGACAGTATGAGAGTACAGTAGACAGGAgagcagtgggagagagggacggggaagGGCTTGTAAACTACCCAGTCCAaactcgaacccaggtcgccatgGGCAATGTCGCCCCTATATGGTACGTGCATATTAGAACACTGCGCAACAGTAGTTTGACaggtcagaccattcattttgaattatttCGTAATTCACAAAAGGTCCAGTTGCGCTTCTCTGGGGATTGTTTTCAGACATCTACCAGACGGCCGGTGTCACCGCCCAATAAACGTACTTGGGAGCATAATaccatacgtcatgaacgtcaactgtcagcgattggtcagagctcatttcaaaccagagctgagctcactcctcccacccaagtgctcgaaggcatcgaggatccagaccaaaaattaaTTACAAATTTAATTAacgtggtctggtaaaaccaggctagagcAACAGTCGTACCACAGCAAGCTGAATTTACAGAGGGAAATGTCCACATACCAATGAGGGGCACATTCTCAGACGGCGGCATGATCTCGGCCACCAGCAGCTGGAAGACGGTGAGGGCCAGCATCACCGTGACACCCAGGGACACCTTCTCCCCCGAGTCCGCCGGCAGGTAGAAGCCCAGCGGTGCCAGGAAGGAGATCATCACGCAGGGGATGAGCAGGTTGAAGACGTAGAAGGACGCCCGGCGCTTCAGCTTCAGCGTGTAGGTGACGTCTGGGTAGGGGTCTGCGCAGCACCCGTACAGCACCACATTCCTCTCGGCTGGCATGCCCAGCACCTGAGTCATTGGCGTTGACAGGAATCAGGtgatgcaaccacagctaatcaCACTGTTGTATTAATTACAGTATATGAATCAATAATTGGTCATTATTATTTGTCAAGAAATGAGTATGCTTTTTAGATAATCCAATCaaaacatgaaatggctgagtGGATCATGAAATGAGGCAGCAGCAATCCAAAGCCTACAACAATTGAAATTGAACACCTGTCATTCATCTTTCAAGacttttttgtggggtttttttttcaaacacaaTTTGTAACGACGACTGAGGAAAcgacctcaggccagaatcgaatcAGGGTCCCCAGCATATTGTTATGGTgcactagcccactgagccacgtcTCCTTGCTCTGACCTCTTCTATTAAGAAAGGTCAATGACTCACCTTCCACTAGTTCCActagtatttttgtatttttgtatgaTGTTTCAGTATGATAGTGTGCTGTATAAatactttgattgattgactgagtgATTGAGTGATAAGCTGTGTTTGCACCACAGGTGACATCTATAGCATCCCTGACCCACCTCCCACTCCACATTGTTGACGAGGTCGGCCAGGTCGGCCGTCTCCATGGCGTTCAGCAGGTCCAGCTGGTTGCCGTTGTAGGTCCAGGAGCCGTAGGTCAGGCGGCACTGCTGGGCGTCGAAGGGGAAGTAGGACACGTCCACCTTGCAGGAGCTCTTGGTGATGGCCGGCGAGTCCCACATGATCTGGCCGTCGTGCCGTATCACCACGTTGGTGTCCATGGAGCCGGTGAAGTGATCGTCAGCGCTGCAACTCAGAGGGGGAGGCGGCCAGGATGGCAACATGAAATTCTCTCTTAACAACGCTGGGTGATTGTTTTTGACCTGATTTACTACTCTGAGTTTAAACATGCTAGTGTGTTGTGTTGAAACACTCTGCATCATTGTGAACAATATTGCCAACCAAGGAtctaaattattttattttttttcatcaccagccaaatgaCGAGTAGATGGTAATCTTactagccagccacacacactcactgattaGTCAAAGTGTCTTGTAAGTTggaattttctaccagccaaactgaaatctcaccagcatttggccagttgactggtgttaatttagagactTGTTGCCAACCATTTGCAAATTTCGTTTTGCATATGTGCATTTCTCCACTAATGgtacacaaaaaagtaggctttagAAGGGGAACTTGTCATGGCATTCAAGTCAAAACATCTAACACCCGTCTTGTGTTGTTGCTCAGCAGTTTTGTTCAAAACTTCCGTCGCTGGATCAGTCCCCGCATGACTTTGTATAAAAGCATGTAACCGGATCCCCCTGAACTCTCCTATGAGTGTGCTCACCGAAGCGTTCATGGTTTCACAGATATTACAGAGTGCAGTGTGACTAAGGGGAATATGTTGAATATGTTGACAAACTCAATACCATTCTTACCTACTTGTTATATAGGACAATATCAGGTCTCCATACATAACTACTAGGTATACGGATGGTATCGAGTCCATCATAGTCATCTTTATTCCACCTTAGGTGTACATCTACCCACACCTGTCGTATCCATAGGTATGCTGTAAGGATCTGGTTACGCTCATCCTGAAAAAGATGGGGAAGTATCGTTAATGATAAATAATACTACATTTTATTTGGAAGCGCCTTCCTAAACACTGTACAGCATCACTAGCAAGAGCAGAAACAATAAAGCACAACAACTATTATTATCGTGATTCTTTTTGGTAGGAATAAGAGTATGATTACAGTAGCCCAGAAAAAGAGCATCTTATATGTAGAGCAAGAATATACATCGCATGACAAGTGGCCATGTTGCGGAGTGTATAAGGCCTCAAAAAGAGAGTAGTTCAGTAGGCTACATGTGAAACACACGCACCATATACTCTACAACAGGAGTGTCTCATCATCAAGATTGTAAACTTTGGCACACCCATGCTAGATGCACACAAAAGTACACTGATAGGCTACTTTTAATCAAAGAGTGGCATGCAGATCTTAAACAAAATATGCCACCAACGTTTCGGCTTGCCCTTTGGTCATGGCCATTCCAATGCATCATAGATTCATAAGAACATAAATCATGCCACATGTGATGATGGAGGAAATATCATGGCTATTATTATAACCACAGTAATTACTGCCCGGCTGCGTTACCATATCAATGATCTGTGAGAGGGTGATCTGTAAGGTGACATTTAGGATGTTCTTGGTGTCCGCCACTGGCCGTAGGGCGCTGGTGTAGTTGATGAACAGGTCTTTCAGAAGCTTCTGAGCATAGCTGGCGTGGGCACCGTGGCATGCTGAGGAACATAAAAATATAcatatactttttattttatattttaatcaTTCTTCTATTTTTAGTTGTGATGTATAAATTCATTGATGCTTTGTCATTACTTTTTTACTgttatttctctttttcttttttttgtaaagtgaccttgggtatcttgaaaggtgcttaaaataaaatgtattattattattattattattattattattattattattattattattattattattattattatattgcctACATACAACACATTTGTCTAAAATGTTTTACCACCACATAGGGGTCTGTCTATGTTGTGTGTGAGCAGAATTGCTATTCAAATGTACACCTTTGAGGCAAGAcaatacttttttgttttttaaccaattaacagAGAATACACCGGCGCAGGGTGATTTAGAAACAGCTTTTGTACCAGACATACATTGTTTGTTGGTTGTATTAACAGACAAGCagactaggcctatataatgtACAGCAAAATGTACTATACTATATAATATAAAGCCAACAATTCATCAAGCAgcaattttacacacacacacacacactcactcactcactcactcactcactcactcactcactcactcactcactcactcactcactcactcactcactcactcactcactcactcacacaggttCATTTCGAAGCCAATTCGTTTTAAGGATTTGTTTTTCTACCTCCATGTGAGTCCAAAAATGGCCTGAAGACTTTGTTGAACTTCTCTGAGCTTTGGGAAACTTTGTTTGTATtttgttgtattgtattataaGAATGGGATTGGATTCATCTTTTCCCCACCAAAATATGTACTATGTCTGATTGCAGGGAATTCAGAAAGCTGTTTTCATGCCAGATGGCCTGGGTGGCATTAGGGTTTCTGCTAGGCTGCTAGATTACCAACCATTTGAGGTTACAGCAAACAAGAGATAAAGCAAAGCTGCCATCAGTGGAAAGCACACGTAATGTAGCCATTCTCTGGATGCCACTGTTGAACCCAGGGCAAATGATTCCGTAATCTACAATGATATTCAtggtatattaaaaaataaatgagaaattaacaaataaataattaaactttaaaaaaaaacccgaagACTTAAAATGTTACTCTTTAATCTACAATTATCGGATATCTGAacaaacctttttttaaacaaatgaccaaatAACAGAATGGGGTTGACAAATTGCTGACTGACAAAAATAACAGCCCTACAACACTGGAGACTGACAAAATTATTGTGCACAAATGCAAGTACAAGAGCACTAGGGGGAATCTATGTGCTCCAACACCATGTAAACACCAGCCGTATAAATACTGAAGTCTATTCTGGTGTCGGCCACTCCATCTGACCCTATGAGGATTGTAGCTGGCCAGCTGTTCAGAGATCAGAAAGCTCTCTGGGTAGGAGAGCACTCTACTGGGCATAACTGTCTAAAATAGCAAAAGTTTAGTAAATTAATTTacatgtattgtaggcctacattttgtgtaCTTTTGCACAATAtcacttaaataggcctacaagcctaGCATCTTTTCaaattgtattgtactgtaaggATCATGACTaaatacatattaaaaatgtataaACTTAGGCATACAATGCACATCAAAGCAATTTTCTACAACTCTGTAAACATACTGGCTGTGCCATGTATGCAAGATACATTTTCCTGCATCTTTCCAAATAGGCTACTAGACGTGTGCAGTCAACAAACCAATGCAG encodes:
- the chrna10a gene encoding neuronal acetylcholine receptor subunit alpha-10a — encoded protein: MNLSCHGAHASYAQKLLKDLFINYTSALRPVADTKNILNVTLQITLSQIIDMDERNQILTAYLWIRQVWVDVHLRWNKDDYDGLDTIRIPSSYVWRPDIVLYNNADDHFTGSMDTNVVIRHDGQIMWDSPAITKSSCKVDVSYFPFDAQQCRLTYGSWTYNGNQLDLLNAMETADLADLVNNVEWEVLGMPAERNVVLYGCCADPYPDVTYTLKLKRRASFYVFNLLIPCVMISFLAPLGFYLPADSGEKVSLGVTVMLALTVFQLLVAEIMPPSENVPLIGKYYIATMTMITASTALTIFIMNIHYCGPEARPVPRWAKKFILQYLARICFVFEVGENCMMPQPEKPDPPPEKIAATSITAADCRMNGQVVKGGESILRMERGQQDEMSQKILDESDDTDQVTSPSGSIGRNPTNRFTAWKNGVFMSMDCGDMPTAGSPKRGRCCEGGCETGGDGGGAGGKEAQSNSGRCLCEQQELPRNIEYIANCYRDQRATQRRTGEWKKVAKVLDRFFMWIFFIMVFLMSLLIMGKAI